In one Candidatus Paceibacterota bacterium genomic region, the following are encoded:
- a CDS encoding glycosyltransferase, whose product MPRVSVIMPVFNAEAYLVKAIDSVLRQTFGDFELLLLEDGSVDRSAEIARHAAEQDSRVVLMNGDHRGVVHQRNTGVRLAQGELIAMMDSDDISLPNRFCSQLSYLDSHPECCAVGTQVKRIDEDGLAIDEWHLPEQHEEIDEYHMAGRGGAIVNPSVMMRKSAVVEAGGYRTGYDSAEDYDLLLRLGEVGRLANLPQVLLCYRLHAKSLTFARAVYQRQMTRKALEEAWTRRRRPGPLPAPILELRAPSEDELMWSWALSAFAARNFETTRNQARKLLRKHPGELRRWALLGAACLGPVAHYLKRVLPYRIGPYRAQGGMV is encoded by the coding sequence ATGCCGCGTGTTTCGGTGATAATGCCGGTCTTCAACGCAGAAGCATATCTGGTTAAGGCAATAGACAGTGTACTGCGTCAGACCTTTGGGGATTTCGAACTACTTCTTCTGGAGGATGGTTCGGTGGACCGATCGGCGGAGATAGCCAGACATGCTGCGGAGCAGGACTCTCGTGTGGTACTCATGAATGGTGACCATCGCGGTGTCGTTCACCAGCGAAATACAGGTGTTAGGCTGGCCCAGGGCGAGTTGATTGCCATGATGGATTCGGACGACATTTCCCTGCCAAATCGCTTTTGCAGCCAGCTAAGTTACCTCGACAGCCATCCCGAGTGTTGCGCCGTCGGCACACAGGTTAAGCGCATCGATGAAGACGGCTTGGCCATTGATGAATGGCATTTGCCGGAGCAGCATGAAGAAATTGACGAATATCACATGGCTGGCCGGGGTGGCGCGATCGTCAATCCAAGCGTGATGATGCGCAAGAGCGCGGTGGTTGAAGCCGGGGGATATCGGACAGGCTACGACTCCGCAGAAGATTACGATCTTCTGTTGCGTCTTGGGGAGGTTGGTCGTTTGGCGAATCTTCCCCAAGTCCTCTTGTGCTACCGTCTTCATGCCAAGAGTCTAACTTTTGCCCGCGCAGTGTATCAACGGCAGATGACACGCAAAGCGCTGGAAGAGGCGTGGACGCGGCGCAGAAGGCCAGGTCCGCTCCCGGCTCCCATCCTTGAGCTCAGAGCGCCATCCGAGGATGAACTGATGTGGTCATGGGCGCTCTCTGCATTTGCAGCTCGCAACTTTGAGACCACACGAAACCAGGCGCGGAAGCTTTTGCGGAAGCATCCCGGTGAACTGCGGCGATGGGCCTTGCTTGGTGCTGCCTGCCTTGGCCCGGTGGCGCACTACCTCAAGCGCGTTCTCCCGTACCGAATTGGCCCCTATCGAGCGCAGGGCGGGATGGTCTAA
- a CDS encoding glycosyltransferase family A protein has protein sequence MPNPTVSFVVPCYKLAHLLPECVNSILGQTYGDFEVLIMDDCSPDNTAEVARSFQDPRVKHVRNDPNLGALANYNKGIKLSRGRYVWLISADDILRRPYVLQRFVNLMDANPGIGYAFCPGVGLKNGIETGLIDYSTYGHCDRVVAGRTFLHKLIEYDVVLTAGAMARRECYEKISYFPINPAWAPVPIDLCWCGDWYLWCAFALHYDVGYLAEPMVCYRDHDLALTVTVAKQKILNCFFTEVAMRRKIKQEAEAVGCGTVSRKCLDWMAIDYARHLTGKDYRSYMSKITFEMFEESLCWNIADERERTRVRSRTYSEVADHCFDSGDLGQAKQFYSRALKQDPWMVKARVKRLLLSLGRPGEIVRRRLRACV, from the coding sequence ATGCCAAATCCCACTGTTAGCTTCGTCGTTCCGTGTTACAAGCTGGCCCACCTGCTGCCGGAATGTGTGAACTCCATTCTCGGCCAAACGTACGGCGATTTTGAAGTGCTGATCATGGACGACTGCTCGCCAGATAACACGGCAGAAGTAGCCCGGTCGTTTCAGGATCCGCGAGTGAAACACGTTCGCAACGACCCAAATCTCGGGGCGCTGGCCAATTACAACAAGGGGATTAAGCTTAGCCGTGGCAGGTATGTGTGGCTGATCTCAGCGGACGATATTCTGAGGCGTCCCTATGTGCTGCAGCGTTTCGTCAATCTTATGGATGCGAATCCGGGGATTGGCTATGCGTTTTGTCCCGGAGTGGGTTTGAAAAATGGAATTGAAACGGGGCTCATTGACTATTCCACCTACGGGCATTGTGACCGAGTAGTTGCCGGTCGGACCTTCCTTCACAAGCTTATCGAGTACGACGTCGTCCTGACGGCGGGTGCAATGGCGCGACGTGAATGCTATGAGAAGATAAGTTACTTTCCTATTAACCCGGCGTGGGCGCCCGTCCCGATAGATCTATGCTGGTGTGGTGACTGGTATCTGTGGTGCGCGTTCGCTCTCCATTATGACGTTGGCTATCTAGCAGAGCCGATGGTGTGCTATCGCGACCATGATCTCGCGTTGACCGTGACTGTAGCCAAGCAGAAGATTCTCAATTGCTTTTTCACTGAAGTTGCCATGCGCCGGAAGATCAAGCAAGAGGCTGAGGCGGTAGGATGCGGCACAGTCTCCAGAAAGTGCCTGGATTGGATGGCAATCGACTATGCGCGGCATCTCACCGGCAAGGACTATCGGTCTTACATGTCCAAAATCACGTTCGAGATGTTCGAGGAATCATTGTGCTGGAATATTGCGGATGAGCGCGAGCGTACGCGGGTCCGCTCACGGACCTATAGCGAAGTTGCAGACCACTGTTTCGATTCGGGCGACCTCGGCCAGGCCAAACAGTTCTATTCCCGGGCCCTGAAACAGGATCCATGGATGGTGAAGGCGCGGGTCAAGCGTCTCCTGCTTTCATTAGGCAGGCCTGGTGAAATTGTCCGCCGACGCTTGCGGGCGTGCGTGTGA
- a CDS encoding nitroreductase family protein, whose amino-acid sequence MDFSELIVRRYSVRAYKPDPVPDELLKCVLEAARMAPTAANRQPFRLIVMNTSGRRSELKRIYHRDWFGQAPWVICICAVPSEAWVRCDGKNYADIDVSIAMDHLVLSAANAGLGTCWVAAFDPAAAREILSLPEGIEPIAFTPLGYPADQLPAKERKPLAELIYYEHWSPA is encoded by the coding sequence ATGGATTTCTCAGAACTCATAGTGAGGCGTTATAGCGTGCGAGCCTACAAGCCCGATCCCGTGCCAGATGAGCTGCTGAAATGCGTATTGGAGGCAGCACGCATGGCACCAACCGCGGCTAACCGACAACCCTTCCGGTTGATTGTCATGAATACGTCGGGACGCCGGTCAGAGCTGAAGCGCATCTATCATCGCGACTGGTTTGGGCAGGCTCCCTGGGTGATCTGCATCTGTGCCGTGCCGAGCGAAGCATGGGTGCGGTGCGATGGAAAGAACTATGCCGACATTGACGTCAGCATTGCAATGGACCACTTGGTGTTGTCGGCGGCCAACGCGGGATTGGGGACGTGCTGGGTGGCCGCGTTTGACCCGGCGGCCGCCCGCGAAATCCTGTCTCTCCCGGAGGGCATCGAGCCCATCGCGTTTACCCCTCTTGGCTATCCTGCCGATCAGCTCCCCGCCAAAGAACGGAAGCCGTTGGCCGAGCTGATTTACTACGAACACTGGTCGCCAGCATAG
- a CDS encoding SxtJ family membrane protein: MKLSDLPLHPTSRVLRQFAATWLLFFLAIGAYQWLIKRHPEAGLGLAVLAVVIGVLGLLKPAAVRWLFVGWMILAFPIGWVISQMTLIILFYLIITPVAAFFRLRGRDLLMRKPASDRSSFWISKTTPSDVQSYFHQY, from the coding sequence ATGAAGCTGTCTGACCTGCCCCTCCATCCCACCAGCAGGGTCCTCCGGCAATTTGCCGCGACATGGCTGCTCTTCTTCCTTGCCATCGGAGCTTATCAATGGCTGATCAAACGGCACCCGGAGGCGGGTCTGGGCCTGGCAGTTTTGGCGGTCGTCATCGGAGTTCTAGGCCTGCTTAAGCCGGCAGCTGTTCGCTGGTTGTTCGTCGGCTGGATGATCCTGGCTTTTCCCATCGGCTGGGTTATCTCGCAAATGACGTTGATCATACTCTTCTACCTGATTATCACCCCCGTAGCAGCGTTCTTTCGGCTGCGGGGACGGGATTTGCTGATGCGGAAACCGGCTTCAGACCGTTCAAGCTTTTGGATCTCCAAAACTACCCCCTCCGATGTTCAGAGCTATTTTCATCAATACTAA
- a CDS encoding glycosyltransferase family 4 protein, with protein MESQLRSGARTGRGSTRRLRLLQLVHGYPPAIGGVEVSTRDLCERLFADYNVDVTVFTTNAFTVANFNDGSLPTVPIKVDEEQNGVKIRRFPVVTGWSALLKQMQRIAWHLRIPGNDRLRTWYGGPIAPQMLHAVRSFDADVLCAASFPLNHMTYPFRCKGLRPPVVLVGAVHTNNAWGYNRPHLIKLIGRSYATVAHTDHEREWLIERGAPPERMLVIGHGIESGDFTAKPGVFRATHEIPRDAFVVAYLGQQGGHKGIDTMIRVLPSFLERRCDAWLIVAGARTPYSVELRRLAETLPRHARSRLVFADDLTKLERAQILADCDVFASPSAQESFGITTLEAWSHAKPVIVGDGPAQRLVVEDGVSGILVPHGNEDRLLNALAKLAGDASLRARLGEAGRRRLQERYDHSSVVSQYYALFLQAATTQGSLPCHRADGTVSRRCVCG; from the coding sequence ATGGAATCTCAATTAAGAAGTGGTGCACGAACTGGGAGGGGGAGCACGCGGCGACTTAGGTTGCTCCAGCTTGTCCACGGCTACCCGCCTGCGATAGGAGGGGTTGAGGTGTCAACGCGAGATCTCTGTGAGCGGCTCTTCGCTGACTATAATGTCGATGTAACAGTATTCACCACGAATGCGTTCACCGTGGCAAACTTCAATGACGGGTCTCTCCCAACGGTACCGATCAAGGTTGACGAAGAGCAAAACGGGGTCAAGATTCGACGGTTCCCGGTTGTGACGGGTTGGTCTGCGCTGCTGAAACAGATGCAACGCATTGCGTGGCACCTGAGAATCCCCGGCAATGACCGACTTCGCACTTGGTATGGCGGCCCGATCGCGCCCCAGATGCTGCACGCGGTGAGGAGCTTCGATGCCGATGTTCTTTGCGCTGCGTCATTCCCGCTTAACCACATGACGTACCCTTTTCGCTGCAAGGGGTTGCGCCCCCCTGTGGTCTTGGTCGGCGCCGTGCACACAAATAATGCCTGGGGTTACAACCGACCTCACCTTATCAAGCTAATCGGGCGTTCTTACGCGACCGTCGCCCACACGGACCACGAGCGAGAGTGGTTGATCGAGCGGGGAGCGCCGCCAGAGAGAATGCTTGTGATCGGGCACGGTATCGAATCTGGCGATTTTACCGCAAAGCCGGGAGTGTTCCGTGCCACGCATGAAATTCCGCGTGATGCGTTTGTCGTCGCCTATCTTGGCCAGCAGGGTGGGCACAAGGGGATTGACACGATGATCCGCGTGTTGCCTAGCTTCCTTGAACGCCGGTGCGATGCATGGTTGATCGTCGCTGGCGCTCGCACCCCGTACTCGGTGGAGCTCCGACGACTCGCCGAAACGCTACCCCGACACGCCCGCTCACGCCTGGTGTTTGCAGACGATTTGACCAAGCTGGAGCGGGCGCAGATCCTTGCTGATTGCGACGTGTTCGCTTCGCCATCCGCCCAGGAGTCCTTCGGCATCACCACCCTCGAAGCTTGGTCTCACGCGAAACCGGTTATTGTCGGTGACGGCCCTGCCCAACGGTTGGTTGTGGAAGACGGCGTGTCGGGAATCCTCGTCCCACACGGGAACGAGGACCGCCTTCTCAACGCGCTTGCTAAGCTGGCGGGGGACGCCTCGCTTCGCGCCCGACTCGGAGAAGCGGGACGACGTCGGCTTCAAGAACGATATGACCACTCGTCGGTGGTGTCGCAATATTATGCGCTTTTCCTTCAGGCAGCAACGACACAAGGTAGTTTGCCTTGCCACCGCGCGGACGGGACTGTTTCCCGGAGGTGTGTATGTGGCTGA
- a CDS encoding SGNH/GDSL hydrolase family protein — MDKNRCSDLVSRYRLGWRGFALGVLPLWVATAPLLWHRSANARWWGYSQSYAAGLILIGFFSLVLSLWLGWRCHKKGGLQPAFKFVVPFCLLLGAALLTEIFLRLTAPDAFSEYRRAGDRKSIPFGFEAERQFSWRGPSPTGGWIQYHTDQFGFRVNRDTPNWFEGRTNQTVRLQGLTPSAPLVFTLGGSSVFGRFLSDDETWAHLLQNNLRQAGNAVTVVNAGNWGHNSFQALLRLYLRILPHKPDILLYYLAFNDTSRHRLNPEDIALPDAVAFSDSLSCYVRMVNAHRNLYFRTMLYYYFSESLLPKCKGLANRTLGPEKCERLKTWLGRQGSIPAGAQGDGADIIMHNGQRYLRNLRSMVDMCKRHGTRLVLVTFVCDGQRIDPFTRRSIQHYNELMRQVAHEEGLDLVDMESAFSTLGDLEKHFTDDHYHPSRLCAEQIAAELAKTYPEWGHRKVASKR; from the coding sequence ATGGACAAAAATAGGTGCTCTGATCTTGTTTCGCGGTATCGCCTCGGTTGGCGAGGTTTCGCCCTGGGCGTGCTGCCTTTATGGGTCGCGACTGCCCCTTTGTTGTGGCATCGATCGGCTAATGCGCGATGGTGGGGGTATAGTCAGAGCTATGCTGCGGGGCTGATACTGATTGGGTTTTTCAGTCTCGTTCTCAGCTTGTGGCTGGGGTGGCGGTGCCATAAAAAGGGAGGTCTTCAACCGGCGTTTAAGTTTGTCGTTCCTTTTTGTTTGCTGTTAGGAGCGGCTCTGCTGACTGAGATCTTCCTGCGGTTAACGGCGCCGGATGCCTTTAGCGAATACCGGCGGGCAGGAGATAGGAAGTCCATCCCATTTGGATTTGAAGCGGAGCGCCAATTCTCCTGGCGCGGGCCTTCTCCAACGGGCGGCTGGATTCAATATCACACAGATCAGTTTGGTTTTCGGGTCAATCGGGACACCCCGAATTGGTTTGAGGGACGAACCAACCAAACTGTTCGTTTACAGGGCCTGACACCCTCCGCGCCCCTGGTTTTTACGCTCGGAGGTTCATCGGTCTTCGGACGTTTCCTGAGTGACGATGAAACCTGGGCACACTTGCTCCAGAACAATTTGCGCCAGGCCGGCAACGCCGTCACGGTGGTAAATGCAGGCAATTGGGGCCATAATTCCTTCCAGGCACTGCTGCGGTTGTATCTCCGGATCCTGCCGCATAAACCAGATATTCTGCTCTATTACCTGGCTTTCAATGACACCAGCCGTCACCGGCTCAACCCGGAGGATATTGCTCTACCAGATGCGGTGGCATTCAGCGACAGCCTGTCTTGTTATGTCCGCATGGTTAATGCCCATAGGAATCTGTATTTCCGGACCATGCTATACTACTACTTCAGTGAAAGTTTGCTGCCAAAGTGCAAAGGACTGGCCAACCGGACACTTGGCCCGGAAAAGTGCGAACGATTGAAGACCTGGTTGGGAAGGCAGGGCAGCATTCCCGCCGGTGCGCAAGGCGATGGAGCCGACATTATTATGCACAATGGCCAGCGGTATTTGCGCAACCTGAGGAGCATGGTGGACATGTGCAAACGCCATGGCACCCGCCTCGTGCTCGTCACCTTTGTTTGCGACGGCCAGCGCATCGATCCTTTTACCCGCAGGAGCATCCAGCACTATAACGAACTGATGCGGCAGGTGGCGCATGAAGAAGGGTTGGATCTCGTTGATATGGAATCGGCTTTCTCCACCCTGGGGGATCTCGAAAAGCACTTTACGGATGATCACTATCATCCATCTCGCCTCTGCGCCGAACAAATTGCCGCCGAGCTGGCAAAGACTTATCCTGAGTGGGGACATCGGAAGGTGGCTTCAAAGCGCTAA
- a CDS encoding carbamoyltransferase, with protein sequence MTSILGISAFYHDSAAALVVDGEIAAAAQEERFTRKKHDPGFPAHAIAYCLKEAGVRAEQLDYIAFYDKPLTKFDRLLETYLAYAPAGLRSFRLAMPLWLKDKLHMKRTLRQRFMTNPRTPLVFTDHHESHAASAFFPCPYNSAAILTIDGVGEWSTATYGVGEGNKLRLLKQLVFPHSLGLLYSAFTYFCGFKVNSGEYKLMGLAPYGKPLYYDIILKHLVNLRPDGSLWLNMDYFNYCQGLTMTNHRFHQLFGGGPRRPESMLEQRHMDIAASIQKVTEEAVMRMAEEIQRQTRMKHLVLAGGVALNCVANGRLLREGPFEDIWIQPAAGDAGGALGAALFVWHQLLNNPRAPQGQDAQKGSLLGPKFSEEEIASVLDESRVPYKRFTDERSLLEHIAQSMASGQIVGWFHGRMEFGPRALGARSIIGDARSSAMQATMNLKIKFRESFRPFAPCVLQERVHDYFEMRQSQESPYMLLVAPVREKHRLNLSENDMRKMSGDPDLRQRVNIVRSTVPAITHVDYSARVQTVDERRHGRFYRLMKTFERLTTCPVIVNTSFNVRGEPIVCTPQDALRCFLATDMDVLVLEDFVLRKEKMNKTVTEAERAKYLAQFELD encoded by the coding sequence ATGACAAGCATTCTCGGCATATCGGCTTTCTATCACGACAGCGCAGCGGCTTTGGTGGTGGATGGAGAAATCGCCGCGGCCGCCCAGGAAGAGCGTTTCACTCGCAAGAAGCACGATCCAGGATTTCCAGCTCATGCGATCGCATATTGTCTAAAAGAAGCCGGCGTGCGAGCCGAGCAATTGGATTACATCGCTTTCTACGACAAACCGCTGACCAAGTTCGACCGGCTTCTGGAAACCTACCTGGCCTATGCGCCAGCCGGCCTGCGAAGTTTCCGCCTGGCCATGCCCCTTTGGCTGAAAGACAAACTGCACATGAAGCGCACTTTGCGCCAGCGCTTCATGACCAACCCCCGAACACCGCTTGTCTTTACGGATCATCACGAGAGCCATGCGGCCAGCGCTTTCTTTCCCTGCCCCTACAATTCGGCCGCGATCCTCACTATTGACGGGGTAGGCGAGTGGAGCACCGCCACCTACGGGGTGGGCGAAGGGAACAAATTGCGCTTGCTCAAACAGCTGGTTTTTCCCCACTCCCTTGGCCTGCTTTATTCGGCCTTCACCTATTTCTGTGGTTTCAAGGTAAACAGCGGAGAGTATAAACTAATGGGCCTGGCCCCATACGGGAAGCCGCTCTATTACGACATTATCCTCAAGCACCTGGTGAATCTGCGCCCTGATGGCAGCCTGTGGTTGAACATGGATTATTTCAATTACTGCCAGGGGTTGACTATGACCAATCATCGGTTCCATCAGCTATTTGGTGGCGGCCCGCGACGTCCGGAGTCTATGCTCGAGCAGCGACACATGGACATCGCCGCCAGTATCCAGAAGGTAACCGAAGAAGCCGTAATGCGCATGGCCGAGGAAATTCAGCGGCAGACCAGGATGAAGCACCTTGTTCTCGCCGGGGGGGTCGCTCTCAATTGTGTAGCCAACGGGCGGCTGTTGCGCGAGGGACCTTTTGAGGATATCTGGATTCAACCGGCGGCTGGCGACGCTGGCGGCGCACTGGGGGCTGCCCTCTTCGTCTGGCATCAGCTGCTCAATAACCCGCGTGCGCCTCAGGGGCAGGACGCCCAGAAAGGGAGCTTGCTGGGGCCAAAGTTTAGCGAAGAGGAAATTGCCAGCGTATTGGATGAATCGCGTGTCCCCTATAAGCGCTTTACGGATGAACGGTCGCTGCTCGAACACATTGCGCAATCCATGGCGAGCGGACAGATTGTCGGCTGGTTCCATGGACGGATGGAATTCGGACCGCGCGCGCTTGGAGCACGCAGCATTATCGGCGATGCCCGAAGCAGCGCCATGCAGGCCACGATGAACCTGAAGATCAAATTCCGCGAGAGCTTCCGGCCGTTCGCCCCATGTGTGCTCCAGGAGCGGGTTCACGACTATTTTGAGATGCGCCAATCGCAGGAAAGCCCCTACATGCTGCTGGTTGCGCCGGTGCGGGAGAAACATCGGCTGAACCTTTCCGAAAACGACATGCGGAAAATGTCCGGGGACCCGGATCTGCGCCAGCGGGTGAATATTGTGCGTTCCACCGTTCCTGCCATAACGCACGTTGATTATAGCGCCCGGGTCCAAACTGTGGATGAGCGGCGACATGGACGATTTTATCGCCTGATGAAGACCTTTGAGCGATTGACGACTTGCCCTGTTATTGTCAACACGAGCTTCAACGTGCGGGGGGAGCCGATTGTCTGCACTCCACAAGATGCGCTGCGCTGCTTCCTGGCGACCGATATGGACGTGCTTGTCCTTGAAGACTTCGTCCTGCGCAAGGAGAAGATGAACAAGACTGTCACCGAGGCCGAACGCGCCAAGTATCTGGCCCAATTTGAACTCGATTGA
- a CDS encoding GDP-mannose 4,6-dehydratase, translating into MNISRVLVTGGAGFLGASLVPLLLQRGYEVVVIDDFSNGKESHLAAVKDHPKLKIIRGDITIRADVERACAGCDAIIHLAVLCLRQSICDAVRVTGVIVNGTMNCLQVALELKLKLFLNCSSSEVLGNAKHIPMDETHPLHPETPYAAAKVAQDMLVTSYGRTYQLPWATIRPFNMYGPNSHWQGHRGELIPKMIVRALNKCPLIVFGDGQQSRDFLYVEEAALAVCKVLECESALGQTVNFCTGIDTTVQRIAEIICANCGFDPQQMIEYQEARPGDVRRLIGDVTRFKELFGFVPKVSVEDGIARTIEWFKSLPIAPETMLAQMATRNWE; encoded by the coding sequence ATGAATATTTCACGCGTTCTGGTCACGGGTGGAGCCGGGTTTCTTGGCGCGAGCCTCGTGCCGCTGCTCCTGCAGCGGGGCTACGAGGTCGTGGTGATTGATGATTTCTCAAATGGAAAGGAGAGCCACCTCGCCGCTGTGAAAGATCACCCAAAGCTGAAGATCATCAGGGGCGATATCACGATCCGCGCCGATGTTGAGCGGGCTTGTGCGGGGTGCGATGCGATCATTCACCTGGCGGTCTTGTGCCTTCGGCAGTCAATTTGTGATGCCGTTCGGGTTACGGGGGTGATTGTCAATGGGACGATGAATTGCCTGCAGGTGGCGCTCGAACTGAAGCTCAAGCTTTTCCTGAACTGTTCCTCTTCGGAAGTGCTTGGCAATGCGAAGCACATACCAATGGATGAGACGCATCCCCTGCACCCCGAGACGCCTTACGCAGCGGCGAAGGTTGCACAGGACATGCTGGTCACGAGTTACGGAAGGACCTACCAGTTGCCTTGGGCCACGATTCGGCCGTTCAATATGTATGGACCTAACTCGCATTGGCAGGGACATCGAGGGGAGCTGATCCCCAAGATGATCGTGCGCGCCCTTAATAAGTGTCCACTGATCGTTTTTGGCGATGGCCAACAATCGCGCGACTTCCTGTATGTTGAGGAGGCGGCGCTAGCGGTGTGCAAGGTGCTGGAGTGCGAATCGGCTCTGGGCCAGACCGTGAACTTCTGCACGGGCATTGACACGACGGTGCAGCGCATAGCCGAGATAATCTGCGCCAACTGCGGCTTCGACCCGCAGCAGATGATCGAATACCAGGAGGCGCGCCCCGGGGATGTGCGCAGGCTTATTGGGGATGTAACCCGGTTCAAAGAGTTGTTCGGGTTTGTTCCAAAAGTTTCCGTGGAGGACGGAATCGCAAGGACCATAGAATGGTTCAAATCGCTACCCATCGCGCCGGAGACAATGCTCGCGCAGATGGCAACGCGGAATTGGGAGTAA
- a CDS encoding DUF5989 family protein: MFTELWGFLRHNKKWWLLPILFFLLFFGLLIFLSGTGVAPFIYTLF, encoded by the coding sequence CTGTTCACGGAACTATGGGGATTCCTCCGGCACAATAAGAAGTGGTGGTTGCTGCCGATCCTGTTCTTCTTGCTGTTCTTCGGGCTGCTGATCTTTCTATCAGGGACGGGCGTGGCGCCCTTTATCTACACCTTATTCTGA
- a CDS encoding O-antigen translocase, which produces MIEHPPQVDPTAHEGKKSYGQILKSSALIGGSSVVGIGIGIIRTKAMALFLGPAGVGLMGLYSSILDLTNSLAGMGINSSGVRQIAEAVGSGETGRIARTVAVLRRTAIVLGVLGALLLIVSSREVSRLTFGSDQHTAAVAVLALAVFFGAIAGGQGALIQGMRRISDLAKMGVLGNLFGVMISVPLVYFFREDGIVPSLVAIAAMGILTSWWYSRKVQIQAQRVTLHEVKQEASALLKLGFVFMASGVLTMGAAYAIRLIVLRKVGFEAAGLYQSAWALGGMYVAFITQSMVADFYPRLTAVARDNAECNRLVNEQAEISQLLAGPGVIATMTFAPLVIAMFYSSRFAAAVEPLRWICFGMALRVIAWPMGFIILAKGLQTIFFWVEVGATVIHVGLAFMFVGYYGLPGATIAFFGLYVCYGIFVYVIVRRLSGFRWCAANRRIGLLFVPVITVVFCSFYWLPFWVATTVGSVATLASAVYSIRLLVRLMPMNRIPRPIRQLLVWLRIAPSGII; this is translated from the coding sequence TTGATCGAGCATCCACCGCAGGTGGACCCAACGGCACACGAAGGGAAGAAGAGTTATGGCCAGATACTGAAGTCCTCGGCGTTGATTGGCGGTTCGTCGGTGGTGGGCATCGGCATCGGGATTATTCGGACAAAGGCGATGGCTTTGTTCCTGGGGCCGGCCGGGGTCGGACTTATGGGGTTATACAGCTCGATTCTCGACCTGACGAATAGCCTTGCCGGCATGGGTATCAACAGCAGCGGGGTGCGGCAGATTGCGGAGGCCGTCGGTTCCGGCGAGACCGGGCGGATCGCGCGAACCGTGGCCGTGCTGCGGCGAACAGCGATTGTGCTTGGTGTGCTGGGAGCGCTTTTGCTCATTGTGTCTTCCAGAGAGGTTTCCAGGCTGACTTTTGGAAGCGATCAACACACCGCCGCGGTAGCCGTGCTTGCACTGGCGGTGTTCTTTGGCGCCATAGCCGGCGGCCAAGGGGCGCTCATCCAAGGAATGCGACGCATTTCGGACCTTGCCAAGATGGGAGTGCTGGGCAACCTTTTCGGCGTCATGATCAGCGTTCCGCTGGTCTATTTCTTTCGCGAAGACGGCATCGTGCCATCGCTCGTGGCGATTGCAGCTATGGGGATTCTGACTTCGTGGTGGTACAGCCGAAAGGTGCAAATTCAGGCGCAGCGAGTTACGTTGCATGAGGTGAAACAGGAGGCGAGCGCCCTGTTGAAACTCGGCTTCGTATTCATGGCCAGTGGCGTTTTGACCATGGGTGCCGCTTACGCGATTAGACTCATCGTTCTTCGAAAAGTGGGTTTTGAGGCCGCTGGCTTGTATCAATCTGCCTGGGCCCTCGGCGGAATGTATGTGGCGTTCATCACACAGTCCATGGTAGCCGATTTCTATCCCCGGTTGACGGCGGTTGCCAGAGATAACGCAGAATGCAATCGGTTGGTGAACGAACAAGCAGAAATCAGCCAGTTGTTGGCAGGGCCCGGGGTGATCGCCACTATGACCTTTGCGCCGCTGGTCATCGCAATGTTCTATAGCTCCAGGTTTGCCGCGGCAGTGGAACCCCTAAGGTGGATCTGTTTTGGGATGGCCCTGCGTGTCATCGCCTGGCCCATGGGATTCATCATTTTGGCAAAGGGCTTGCAGACTATCTTCTTCTGGGTCGAAGTTGGTGCCACCGTTATTCACGTTGGACTAGCCTTCATGTTCGTTGGCTATTATGGGTTGCCCGGCGCCACGATAGCATTTTTCGGGCTCTATGTTTGCTATGGGATATTTGTCTACGTGATCGTGCGCCGACTCAGCGGCTTCCGATGGTGCGCGGCCAACCGGCGGATCGGGTTGTTATTTGTTCCTGTGATTACAGTAGTATTCTGCAGTTTCTACTGGCTTCCTTTTTGGGTTGCGACCACCGTTGGATCGGTGGCTACGTTGGCGAGTGCCGTGTATTCGATTCGACTACTCGTGCGCCTGATGCCTATGAATCGAATCCCGCGTCCCATACGGCAGTTGCTCGTGTGGTTGCGGATCGCGCCTTCGGGCATCATTTGA